A genomic window from Lycium barbarum isolate Lr01 chromosome 4, ASM1917538v2, whole genome shotgun sequence includes:
- the LOC132637671 gene encoding uncharacterized protein LOC132637671, with translation METELKPSKDQYRPYSQLDRFSFRMDRGRIGHNHNVVKRILIDPGSSVNIIRWKVVEQLGLLDQIVPKARVLNRFNMACETTKGEITLSVNTAGIVQHRRFYVIDGEMRYNAMFDRPWVHNMRAVLSTFHQMMKFPTLNGIKTIHVEQQATKEMFAVEEAVLAPKSTTPRDTEDLNKGKDTK, from the exons ATGGAAACAGAGTTGAAACCATCGAAGGACCAGTATCGGCCTTATAGCCAGCTTGATAGGTTCAGCTTTAGGATGGATAGAGGAAGAATTGGTCACAACCATAATGTG GTTaagcgtattttgattgatccaggtagctcggtcAATATCATTCGTTGGAAGGTGGTAGAGCAGCTAGGTTTGTTGGATCAAATTGTGCCGAAAGCCCGGGTCCTCAACAGGTTCAACATGGCATGCGAAACTACCAAGGGAGAGATCACTCTGTCGGTGAACACTGCCGGGATTGTTCAACATAGAAGATTCTATGTCATTGATGGCGAAATGAGGTATAACGCTATGTTCGACAGACCGTGGGTACATAACATGAGGGCAGTGCTCTCAACTTTCCATCAGATGATGAAATTTCCGACCCTGAATGGAATAAAAACTATCCATGTAGAACAACAGGCAACAAAAGAAATGTTTGCGGTCGAAGAAGCGGTTCTAGCACCGAAGTCAACCACACCCAGGGATACTGAAGACCTGAACAAAGGTAAAGATACTAAATAG
- the LOC132636231 gene encoding ankyrin repeat protein SKIP35-like isoform X2 has translation MEEDKAAFVSEEETMEVEISDVSNEIVVLPSEKGEGSNGNVVFSREVPLVHEDSTCSCGGGNKIKSRVANADSESVPEKKLSRQDRIELGRLLQGAVSGNDWELAESLILLADPQTLNDALCIALDSIWFLTSHDELYGITGLIKKIIANGAYDFTRAALRTSFLASCVSACQSRTMGLADTVTVMAQRLHERLQECNGDEVLKAEAGAKVQKFTEWALKCIGFHSRCQGKRVGVGCNSAIEIVQLQLSAFKTFLDLAGNHLTGKDFTEAFDAACFPLTLFSSSFDTGWASGVSANAIQGLLGMFVEGGADNVNQCFLEASRFGSTELVRILLQIAQRNSLDVDVDLALGFASHYGKIGTMQCLVDEGNAMAFLGPLMRAAERGCIQVVEWFVTRGCRDMELCLALTAATSSSQVEVAAYLLPHVPHHVLAALSIEILKAAGERSGGSLDGVAFLLRSDFLGDPVATYAVADSIAKSDDDAVNPKLRSFLQEHWSEAAFSDGLQQGQEHYLNFARIVKWGETPISLKDLPGPLRVAIAYLPLYRESVKAGGCCLLSQRIRGQLVEAAKRLGGIVLQEANQGKELLAVLEHHLPPFLLNAS, from the exons ATGGAAGAAGATAAGGCAGCTTTTGTTAGTGAAGAAGAGACTATGGAAGTGGAAATATCTGATGTGAGCAATGAAATTGTTGTTTTACCATCCGAAAAAGGTGAGGGAAGCAATGGAAATGTGGTATTTTCAAGAGAAGTTCCACTTGTACATGAGGACTCCACTTGTAGTTGTGGTGGAGGTAATAAGATTAAATCGAGGGTAGCTAACGCTGATTCGGAATCAGTTCCTGAAAAGAAGCTTAGTAGACAAGATAGGATTGAGTTGGGGCGGTTGTTACAGGGTGCTGTGAGTGGCAATGATTGGGAGCTGGCAGAGAGTTTGATCCTACTGGCTGATCCCCAAACCCTGAATGACGCGTTGTGTATTGCTTTGGATTCAATCTGGTTTTTAACTAGTCATGATGAGTTGTATGGGATAACAGGTTTGATTAAGAAGATTATCGCTAATGGTGCATACGACTTCACTCGGGCTGCCTTGAGGACTTCGTTTCTTGCTTCTTGTGTTTCTGCTTGCCAGAGTCGAACGATGGGCCTTGCAGATACTGTCACTGTAATGGCACAAAG GTTGCATGAACGACTACAAGAATGCAACGGAGATGAAGTCTTGAAGGCTGAAGCTGGTGCTAAGGTTCAGAAGTTCACGGAATGGGCTCTTAAATGTATAGGTTTCCATTCCCGCTGCCAAGGAAAGAGGGTTGGGGTTGGGTGTAACTCAGCTATTGAAATAGTACAACTGCAGCTATCAGCTTTCAAAACTTTCCTGGATCTTGCTGGGAACCACCTTACCGGGAAGGACTTTACAGAAGCATTTGATGCAGCTTGCTTTCCGCTTACACTATTCTCAAGTTCATTTGATACTGGCTGGGCATCAGGAGTTTCAGCTAATGCAATCCAAGGATTGCTCGGCATGTTTGTGGAAGGGGGTGCAGACAATGTCAATCAGTGCTTTCTTGAAGCATCGCGTTTTGGGAGCACAGAGCTGGTCCGCATTCTGCTGCAG ATTGCTCAAAGGAATAGCTTGGATGTTGATGTTGACCTGGCTTTGGGATTTGCTTCCCACTACGGTAAAATTGGAACTATGCAATGTTTAGTGGACGAGGGTAATGCAATGGCTTTCTTGGGCCCTCTGATGAGAGCTGCTGAGAGGGGATGCATACAGGTTGTTGAATGGTTTGTCACAAGGGGATGCAGAGACATGGAACTATGTCTGGCTCTCACAGCTGCGACCTCCAGTAGTCAGGTTGAAGTTGCTGCGTATCTCCTCCCTCATGTTCCTCACCATGTTCTTGCTGCCCTCAGCATTGAGATTCTCAAGGCTGCTGGTGAAAGAAGCGGTGGTTCTCTTGATGGGGTAGCATTTCTTTTGCGTTCAGACTTCCTCGGTGATCCTGTTGCCACTTATGCTGTTGCCGACAGCATAGCTAAGTCCGATGATGATGCTGTTAATCCCAAGCTGAGGAGTTTCCTTCAGGAACATTGGTCGGAAGCTGCTTTCTCAGATGGACTGCAGCAAGGACAAGAACACTACTTAAACTTTGCGCGTATTGTAAAATGGGGCGAAACTCCTATCTCTTTGAAGGATCTTCCTGGACCTCTGAGGGTAGCAATAGCATACCTGCCACTGTATAGAGAAAGTGTTAAGGCAGGGGGATGCTGCTTGTTATCTCAAAGAATTAGGGGACAGCTTGTGGAAGCAGCCAAAAGGCTCGGTGGCATAGTACTGCAAGAGGCAAACCAAGGAAAAGAATTATTGGCTGTCTTGGAGCACCATCTTCCTCCATTTTTGCTAAATGCATCATAG
- the LOC132636231 gene encoding ankyrin repeat protein SKIP35-like isoform X1 gives MEEDKAAFVSEEETMEVEISDVSNEIVVLPSEKGEGSNGNVVFSREVPLVHEDSTCSCGGGNKIKSRVANADSESVPEKKLSRQDRIELGRLLQGAVSGNDWELAESLILLADPQTLNDALCIALDSIWFLTSHDELYGITGLIKKIIANGAYDFTRAALRTSFLASCVSACQSRTMGLADTVTVMAQSRLHERLQECNGDEVLKAEAGAKVQKFTEWALKCIGFHSRCQGKRVGVGCNSAIEIVQLQLSAFKTFLDLAGNHLTGKDFTEAFDAACFPLTLFSSSFDTGWASGVSANAIQGLLGMFVEGGADNVNQCFLEASRFGSTELVRILLQIAQRNSLDVDVDLALGFASHYGKIGTMQCLVDEGNAMAFLGPLMRAAERGCIQVVEWFVTRGCRDMELCLALTAATSSSQVEVAAYLLPHVPHHVLAALSIEILKAAGERSGGSLDGVAFLLRSDFLGDPVATYAVADSIAKSDDDAVNPKLRSFLQEHWSEAAFSDGLQQGQEHYLNFARIVKWGETPISLKDLPGPLRVAIAYLPLYRESVKAGGCCLLSQRIRGQLVEAAKRLGGIVLQEANQGKELLAVLEHHLPPFLLNAS, from the exons ATGGAAGAAGATAAGGCAGCTTTTGTTAGTGAAGAAGAGACTATGGAAGTGGAAATATCTGATGTGAGCAATGAAATTGTTGTTTTACCATCCGAAAAAGGTGAGGGAAGCAATGGAAATGTGGTATTTTCAAGAGAAGTTCCACTTGTACATGAGGACTCCACTTGTAGTTGTGGTGGAGGTAATAAGATTAAATCGAGGGTAGCTAACGCTGATTCGGAATCAGTTCCTGAAAAGAAGCTTAGTAGACAAGATAGGATTGAGTTGGGGCGGTTGTTACAGGGTGCTGTGAGTGGCAATGATTGGGAGCTGGCAGAGAGTTTGATCCTACTGGCTGATCCCCAAACCCTGAATGACGCGTTGTGTATTGCTTTGGATTCAATCTGGTTTTTAACTAGTCATGATGAGTTGTATGGGATAACAGGTTTGATTAAGAAGATTATCGCTAATGGTGCATACGACTTCACTCGGGCTGCCTTGAGGACTTCGTTTCTTGCTTCTTGTGTTTCTGCTTGCCAGAGTCGAACGATGGGCCTTGCAGATACTGTCACTGTAATGGCACAAAG CAGGTTGCATGAACGACTACAAGAATGCAACGGAGATGAAGTCTTGAAGGCTGAAGCTGGTGCTAAGGTTCAGAAGTTCACGGAATGGGCTCTTAAATGTATAGGTTTCCATTCCCGCTGCCAAGGAAAGAGGGTTGGGGTTGGGTGTAACTCAGCTATTGAAATAGTACAACTGCAGCTATCAGCTTTCAAAACTTTCCTGGATCTTGCTGGGAACCACCTTACCGGGAAGGACTTTACAGAAGCATTTGATGCAGCTTGCTTTCCGCTTACACTATTCTCAAGTTCATTTGATACTGGCTGGGCATCAGGAGTTTCAGCTAATGCAATCCAAGGATTGCTCGGCATGTTTGTGGAAGGGGGTGCAGACAATGTCAATCAGTGCTTTCTTGAAGCATCGCGTTTTGGGAGCACAGAGCTGGTCCGCATTCTGCTGCAG ATTGCTCAAAGGAATAGCTTGGATGTTGATGTTGACCTGGCTTTGGGATTTGCTTCCCACTACGGTAAAATTGGAACTATGCAATGTTTAGTGGACGAGGGTAATGCAATGGCTTTCTTGGGCCCTCTGATGAGAGCTGCTGAGAGGGGATGCATACAGGTTGTTGAATGGTTTGTCACAAGGGGATGCAGAGACATGGAACTATGTCTGGCTCTCACAGCTGCGACCTCCAGTAGTCAGGTTGAAGTTGCTGCGTATCTCCTCCCTCATGTTCCTCACCATGTTCTTGCTGCCCTCAGCATTGAGATTCTCAAGGCTGCTGGTGAAAGAAGCGGTGGTTCTCTTGATGGGGTAGCATTTCTTTTGCGTTCAGACTTCCTCGGTGATCCTGTTGCCACTTATGCTGTTGCCGACAGCATAGCTAAGTCCGATGATGATGCTGTTAATCCCAAGCTGAGGAGTTTCCTTCAGGAACATTGGTCGGAAGCTGCTTTCTCAGATGGACTGCAGCAAGGACAAGAACACTACTTAAACTTTGCGCGTATTGTAAAATGGGGCGAAACTCCTATCTCTTTGAAGGATCTTCCTGGACCTCTGAGGGTAGCAATAGCATACCTGCCACTGTATAGAGAAAGTGTTAAGGCAGGGGGATGCTGCTTGTTATCTCAAAGAATTAGGGGACAGCTTGTGGAAGCAGCCAAAAGGCTCGGTGGCATAGTACTGCAAGAGGCAAACCAAGGAAAAGAATTATTGGCTGTCTTGGAGCACCATCTTCCTCCATTTTTGCTAAATGCATCATAG